A stretch of Plasmodium chabaudi chabaudi strain AS genome assembly, chromosome: 14 DNA encodes these proteins:
- a CDS encoding dihydrolipoyllysine-residue succinyltransferase component of 2-oxoglutarate dehydrogenase complex, putative translates to MNQTLINRLNKQLIYNGNNVKKALFNAEFRQLVNNYITCKRHFSIDTLKVPRLGDSITEGVINEWKKKVGDYVYSDETLAVIDTDKVSVDINSKSSGALHKIFAEAGDVVLVDSPLCEIDTSAEPNENDIRNNAEVDNENKLEASDEIEHKNNDEDIKIKETNINTKNTNENNFAGSSSYQYNNERTEKRIRMLPMRKRIAERLKESQNTCALLTTFNECDMSKAILLRTELKDIFQKKYGCKLGFVSLFLYASTLALKKMPQVNAYIDNDEIVYKNYIDISVAVATPNGLTVPVIRDCQNKNLPQLELALSDLAAKAKNNKLSLDEFTGGTFTISNGGVFGSMLSTPIINMPQSAILGMHTIKDRPVVVNNEIVIRPVMYLALTYDHRLLDGREAVQFLCTIKDYIENPNLMLIDS, encoded by the exons TTTTTCCATAG ACACGTTAAAGGTGCCCAGATTGGGTGATTCAATTACTGAAGGTGTTATAAAtgaatggaaaaaaaaagttggTGATTACGTATATTCAGATGAGACATTAGCAGTTATTGATACAGACAAAGTTAGTGTTGATATAAATTCGAAATCGTCTGGAGCATTACATAAAATCTTTGCTGAAGCGGGCGACGTAGTTTTAGTCGATTCTCCTTTATGTGAAATTGACACTTCGGCAGAaccaaatgaaaatgatataagGAATAACGCCGAAGTAgataatgaaaacaaattaGAAGCTAGTGATGAAATAgagcataaaaataatgatgaagatataaaaattaaagaaactaatataaacacaaaaaacacaaatgaaaataattttgcaGGATCATCATCCtatcaatataataatgaaaggACTGAAAAACGAATCCGTATGTTACCAATGAGAAAACGAATTGCAGAAAGATTAAAGGAATCACAAAATACATGTGCTTTATTAACAACATTTAATGAATGTGATATGAGTAAAGCAATACTTTTAAGAACCGAATTAAAagatatttttcaaaaaaaatatggatgTAAATTAGGGTTtgtatcattatttttatatgcatcaACATtagctttaaaaaaaatgccaCAAgttaatgcatatattgataatgatgaaattgtatataaaaattatatagacATATCAGTAGCTGTAGCTACACCTAATGGTTTAACAGTTCCAGTTATTCGAGATtgccaaaataaaaacttaCCACAATTAGAATTAGCTTTATCAGATCTAGCTGCAAAagctaaaaataataaactatCATTAGATGAATTTACAGGAGGTACATTTACAATATCGAATGGTGGTGTATTTGGTAGTATGCTAAGTACCcctattattaatatgccACAATCAGCCATATTAGGTATGCACACAATAAAAGATAGGCCAGTAGTtgttaataatgaaattgtTATTAGGCCTGTTATGTATTTAGCCTTAACTTATGATCATAGATTATTGGATGGAAGAGAAGCCgtacaatttttatgtacaaTAAAGGATTATATCGAAAATCCAAATCTTATGTTAATAGACAGTTAA
- a CDS encoding RNA-binding protein, putative gives MADDASETLYVGGIHETIDKKCLYDIFSSFGDIRNIEIPMNLVTNKNRGFAFIEYVEKNDAKHALYNMNNFELNGKIITVNYSRTKKIDQYKPVWIDELYNQEQMRLMEEGISNVEKEEKDASQEEGE, from the exons ATGGCTGATGATGCTAGCGAAACATTATATGTTGGTGGGATTCATGAAACGatagataaaaaatgtttatatgatatattttcttcattcgGGGACATAAGGAATATTGAAATACCAATGAATTTAGTTACAA acaAGAATAGAGGATTTGCATTTATTGAATACGTAGAGAAGAATGACGCAAAACATGCCTTGTATAATATGAACAACTTTGAATTAAAcgggaaaataataacagtAAACTATTCCAGAACTAAGAAAATAGATCAATATAAACCAG TGTGGATCGATGAATTGTACAATCAAGAGCAAATGAGATTGATGGAAGAGGGAATTTCAAat gTGGAAAAGGAAGAAAAAGACGCATCTCAAGAAGAAGGGGAATAG